The Nyctibius grandis isolate bNycGra1 chromosome 3, bNycGra1.pri, whole genome shotgun sequence genome window below encodes:
- the CRH gene encoding corticoliberin — protein MKIPLLVSTGILLVALLPCQECRALGKSPVAAHGALHQPDFFQQQQQQQTLPVLLRMGEEYFLRLGNLNKRPVGSFSASSSSTSHVQPEASASNFFRAAGQELQQLPERSLGSPEEGEAEGEAVEREKRSEEPPISLDLTFHLLREVLEMARAEQLAQQAHSNRKLMEIIGK, from the coding sequence ATGAAGATCCCGCTGCTGGTCTCCACGGGAATCCTGCTGGTggccctcctgccctgccaggagTGCAGAGCTCTCGGGAAGAGCCCGGTAGCCGCCCACGGGGCTCTGCACCAGCCAGatttcttccagcagcagcagcagcagcagactcTGCCCGTCCTGCTCCGCATGGGAGAAGAGTATTTCCTGCGCTTGGGCAACCTCAACAAGAGACCCGTTGGCTCTTTCTCCgcctcttccagcagcaccagccacGTACAGCCCGAAGCGTCCGCCAGCAACTTTTTCCGGGCGGCGGggcaagagctgcagcagctgcccgAGCGCTCGCTGGGGAGCCCCGAGGAGGGCGAAGCCGAGGGGGAGGCCGTGGAGAGGGAGAAGCGATCCGAAGAACCCCCTATTTCTCTGGATCTGACTTTCCACCTCCTGCGAGAAGTCTTGGAGATGGCCCGAGCCGAGCAGTTAGCGCAGCAAGCTCACAGCAACAGGAAACTGATGGAGATAATCGGGAAATGA